One window of the Triticum dicoccoides isolate Atlit2015 ecotype Zavitan chromosome 3B, WEW_v2.0, whole genome shotgun sequence genome contains the following:
- the LOC119279935 gene encoding potassium transporter 6-like has protein sequence MERRPDANGDIVLEMAPPGADGHQQGGDGGTSGGRTLSFSQAYKMRHRTPQAFTVSQTLLLSFQSLGIVYGDLGTSPLYVFPSVVLPGAGERDFLGILSLILWTLTLMSLVKYVLIVLRADDHGEGGTFALYSLLRQHVNFKGGTPGQFTRLPSDLHLRFHGKKRRSEPSRVQRFLEGSAAAQSVLTYVVLVGTSMVMGDGALTPAISVLSAVQGIQSRSPKIEQKHVVMLSVVILLLLFLFQQMGTSRVSFSFSPIMLLWFASIATIGLYNIIVYYPPVLKAVNPYYIYCYFARNGAAGWEQLGAVILCITGAEAMFADLGHFNKRSIQVAFSTVVYPSLILAYAGQAAYLIKNPAELSTAFYSSIPGALFWPMFVVATLAAIVASQSLISASFSIIRQSIVLDYFPRATVRHTSDKYEGQVYCPEVNYLLMLFCVLVTIGFQGGPEIGHAFGVAVIWVMLITTALMTVVMVVIWDVHPALAATFFAVYVAVEGLYMSSLMNKMAQGGWVPFAITAFFLVITVSWTYGRKKKGEYEAGHMISCNELAAIVARSARVPGVCFFFTDLMNGIPPIVRHYAEHTGCLRELLLFVTVRRLPVTSVLPEERFLVAPEEEVPPGVYRSVVQYGYMDKQDMEGEEFLESVLAALKEIARTAEEAAMMDRACRSGVSVVIGRTILTASGGNRVHGWFRRFVVNHMYRFLQKNFNSGVSNLKLDHDKTMQVGMNYKIKLD, from the exons ATGGAGCGGCGCCCCGACGCGAATGGCGACATCGTCCTGGAGATGgcccctcccggcgccgacgggcaCCAGCAGGGCGGCGATGGCGGCACAAGCGGTGGTCGGACCCTGAGCTTCAGCCAGGCGTACAAGATGCGACACCGGACACCTCAG GCGTTCACGGTGTCACAGACGCTGCTGCTGAGCTTCCAGTCGCTGGGCATCGTGTACGGCGACCTGGGCACGTCGCCGCTCTACGTGTTCCCGTCCGTGGTCCTCCCCGGCGCCGGCGAGCGGGACTTCCTCGGCATCCTCAGCCTCATCCTCTGGACGCTCACCCTCATGAGCCTGGTCAAGTACGTGCTCATCGTGCTCCGCGCCGACGACCACGGCGAGGGCGGCACCTTCGCGCTCTACTCGCTGCTGCGGCAGCACGTCAACTTCAAGGGCGGAACGCCGGGGCAGTTCACGCGGCTGCCCTCCGACCTCCACCTCAGGTTCCACGGCAAGAAGAGGCGGTCCGAGCCGTCCCGCGTGCAGAGATTCCTGGAGGGCAGCGCCGCCGCGCAGTCGGTCCTCACCTACGTCGTGCTCGTCGGCACCTCCATGGTCATGGGCGACGGCGCCCTCACCCCCGCCATCTCAG TTCTTTCGGCCGTTCAAGGGATCCAATCGAGATCTCCCAAGATCGAacaaa AGCATGTGGTGATGCTGTCGGTGGTGATCCTGCTGCTGCTCTTCCTTTTCCAGCAGATGGGCACCAGCAGGGTCAGCTTTTCCTTCTCCCCGATCATGCTCCTCTGGTTCGCCTCCATCGCCACCATCGGCCTCTACAACATCATCGTCTACTACCCGCCGGTTCTCAAGGCCGTCAACCCCTACTACATCTACTGCTACTTCGCCAGGAACGGGGCCGCCGGCTGGGAGCAGCTCGGCGCCGTAATCCTCTGCATCACAG GCGCTGAAGCTATGTTTGCCGACTTGGGTCACTTCAACAAGAGATCAATTCAG GTGGCCTTCTCGACGGTGGTGTACCCGTCGCTCATCCTCGCGTACGCCGGTCAGGCAGCGTACCTGATCAAGAACCCCGCCGAGCTGAGCACGGCGTTCTACAGCAGCATCCCGGGTGCCCTGTTCTGGCCCATGTTCGTGGTCGCCaccctcgccgccatcgtcgccagcCAGTCGCTCATCTCCGCCAGCTTCTCCATCATCCGGCAGTCCATCGTGCTCGACTACTTCCCACGGGCCACCGTGCGGCACACCTCTGACAAGTACGAGGGCCAGGTGTACTGCCCCGAGGTGAACTACCTCCTCATGCTCTTCTGCGTCCTCGTCACCATCGGCTTCCAGGGCGGCCCGGAGATCGGCCATGCCTTCGGTGTAGCGGTTATATGGGTCATGCTCATCACCACCGCGCTCATGACGGTGGTCATGGTGGTGATCTGGGACGTGCACCCGGCGCTCGCCGCCACGTTCTTCGCCGTCTACGTGGCCGTAGAGGGTCTGTACATGAGCTCGCTGATGAACAAGATGGCGCAGGGCGGGTGGGTCCCGTTCGCCATCACCGCCTTCTTCCTGGTGATCACCGTGTCCTGGACCTACGGCCGGAAGAAGAAGGGCGAGTACGAGGCGGGCCACATGATCTCCTGCAACGAGCTCGCCGCGATCGTGGCCAGGTCGGCGCGCGTGCCAGGGGTCTGCTTCTTCTTCACGGACCTGATGAACGGCATCCCGCCCATCGTGCGCCACTACGCGGAGCACACCGGCTGCCTCCGCGAGCTGCTGCTGTTCGTCACCGTCAGGAGGCTGCCGGTCACCTCGGTGCTGCCCGAGGAGCGGTTCCTCGtcgcgccggaggaggaggtgccaccGGGGGTGTACAGGTCCGTGGTGCAGTACGGGTACATGGACAAGCAGGACATGGAAGGCGAGGAGTTCCTGGAGTCGGTGCTCGCGGCGCTCAAGGAGATCGCCCGCACAGCCGAGGAGGCCGCCATGATGGACCGAGCCTGCAGGAGCGGGGTGAGCGTCGTGATCGGGAGGACGATCCTGACGGCGAGCGGCGGGAATCGCGTGCATGGATGGTTCAGGCGATTCGTGGTCAATCACATGTACAGGTTCCTGCAGAAGAACTTCAACTCGGGCGTTTCCAACCTCAAGTTAGATCATGACAAGACGATGCAGGTTGGAATGAACTATAAGATCAAGCTAGATTAA